The Thermovirga sp. DNA segment CAGGAAAGGTCTGGAAGTACGGCGACGACGTCAATACCGATGTTATATTCCCCGGCAAATACACCTACACCGTCTCGGACCGTAACGAAATGGGCAAGTACGCCCTGGAGGACCTCGACCCCGAGTTCACCAAGAACGCCCAGCCGGGCGACATCATCGTCGGAGGCAAGAACTGGGGCTGCGGTTCCTCCCGGGAACAGGCCGTGACCTGCATCAAGGTGCGCGGGATAGGGGCCATAATCGCGAAGGGTTTCGCCAGGATCTACTACCGCAACGCCCTGAACGAGGGTTTGCCCATCGTGGTGAGCCCCGAAGCCGTGGACGCCCTCGAGAAGGGCGACGAGGTCACCGTCGACTTCGACAAGAGCGAGATCG contains these protein-coding regions:
- a CDS encoding 3-isopropylmalate dehydratase small subunit, producing the protein MKVTGKVWKYGDDVNTDVIFPGKYTYTVSDRNEMGKYALEDLDPEFTKNAQPGDIIVGGKNWGCGSSREQAVTCIKVRGIGAIIAKGFARIYYRNALNEGLPIVVSPEAVDALEKGDEVTVDFDKSEIVTPRGTFKFPPYPDFVKGLIEDGGLIPHVKKSLGL